The Leptospira stimsonii genome includes the window AATAAATGCTTATTAAATGAGCAAAGTCGCTGAGTTGGGCAATTCTCCAGATTTCTTTCAGAAAAGATCTTCTATCTTTGATTTTGGATATAAATCCTGCAAGAGGCACCGCAATTCGAGAAAGAATTGTTTAGAATATAGGAAGAGGTGCGTTCAAAGAGGACAACCGCGCTTCTTATAAGCATTCGTTCGACTTCTGTGTTCCTTGCAAACAAGTTTATAATAAAAATTGCAAATACTACGCTTACCCGTAGTTGCTTGTGTTCTTTTGAATCACGGTAGGATTCCTGTGCTTAAATAAAATGGAATATTCTAAAAATTGAATATTTTATACGATCGGATTCACTTTTTTATTCAAAAAAGGCTTAGGATTATTTTTTTGATTTATTTCTCCAAAAGGGTTTGTCTAATTGGTTCAGAAGATTCGTTCTTCGAAAAAATAAAAACTCATTTGAGGTTTCAATCATGACAACAAACAAACTGATTTCTGTAGTTTCCCTTCTCGGCCTTTTGGCAACCAGTTCCGCTTTTGCGGTATCCGATGAAGTTGAAGATCAACTTCTGGAAAAAGCGATCGTAGAAAGCGCAGTTACAAAAGAACAAAAAACTGCGGTAGGAAATTATTTGAAAGCCGTTGCTCAACAAAAAGCGACCAGAGCGGAAGAACTTCGTGAACTTGCAAGAAGAT containing:
- a CDS encoding LIC10421/LIC12816 family protein — encoded protein: MTTNKLISVVSLLGLLATSSAFAVSDEVEDQLLEKAIVESAVTKEQKTAVGNYLKAVAQQKATRAEELRELARRSTGGKFLASNAQSQKYLKQAQALEREAQRYQSVLGSL